CTGAACTGGTGCGCTGTGCAGTAAATCCCGACGGGCCGTGTCAGGGCTGCCGCTTTTTTGAACCCACTGCTCAGTAACCGCTCAAGCTTAACGAAAAAAAGGCTAGCAAAAATGGATCAGCAACTGGTGCAGCTTTTGGTAAATGGCGTGGCGGTGGGCAGCGTCATTGCGCTGGCGGCGGTGGGGCTGACGCTGACCTACGGCATTTTGCGGCTGGCAAACTTTGCCCACGGTGACCTGATGACGCTGGGTGCCTATCTGACGCTGACAGCCAATCTCAATGGCGTGAATATCTGGCTGTCGATCTTGATTGGGGCGGTGCTGACGATTGGGGTGGCGTTGCTGTGCGAAAAGCTGCTGTGGTCGCCCATGCGCGATCGCCGCGCCTCGTCTACCACGCTGATTATTATTTCCATCGGGCTGGCGCTGTTTTTGCGAAACGGCATTACGCTGCTGTGGGGCCCCGAAAACCAGCGCTATGACCTGCCCGTGGCGACGGCGCTGGATGTGTTTGGCGTGCGGATTGCGCCGACGCGGCTGATTGTGGTGGGGCTGGCGATTTTGGCGATCGCCGCTCTGCACTACCTGCTGCAACATACCAAAATTGGCAAAGCCATGCGGGCCGTTGCTGACAACACCGACCTGGCGCGGGTATCCGGCATCAACGTCGATTGGGTGGTGATTTGGACGTGGGTGCTGGCGGCGGGGCTGACGGCGATCGCCGGGGGCATGTTTGGGCTGATTACGGCTGTGCGGCCAAACATGGGCTGGTTTTTGATTATGCCGATGTTTGCCTCGGTGATTTTGGGCGGCATTGGCAATCCCTACGGGGCGATCGCCGGGGCTTATATCATCGGCATCGCGCAGGAACTTAGCACCTACGTTTTGCCCTCGGAGTATAAGCTGGGTGTGGCGCTGATGGTGATGATTCTGGTGCTGCTGGTGCGGCCGCAGGGGCTATTTCGCGGCATGATCTGAGTCGATTGACTATCTGAGATTGACTATCTGAGTTGATTGACCTGAGTTGATTGACCTGAGTCGATTGACCAAATTGACTAAATTAATTGCTCCAGCGCCGCTTGCAGATCTTGCGTGAGTTCCGCAACGGCCCGCTTTGCTGAGGTGTGATCCCGCTGATAGTCCGAATGGCGATCGCTCACACAAATCGGCGTTCCCACCGTCACGCGGCTCTGTCGCCAGCCCAAACGCGGACGGGCAGGCATGTCGTCGCCCTTGATCCGCGCCACCAGGTCAAACATCAGCAGCGCCATTTCGGCAAAGCGCTCCGCCGTGGGCTGTTCCTGGAGATAGTCGGCCGTCACTGCCACAAAGCTTTCCACCAGGCGCATGTGCCGCAGGCGAATTTCGGCTTCCTCCGCGCCCCAATCAGCCAGTCCGCGCTGGAATGGGGACAGAGCCGCGAAATCTGCGGGCAGGTCTTCTCGATAAATCGCGTTCCAGCCTGCTTCCTCTAGCCGACGACAGCGGTCGATAATCGTGCCCTGCGCCTCCAGCCGAAAATGCGCTTCGGCAGCGCGGAGGGCGGCATCCAGCAGCGTCTCCAGCCGCCGTATCAGGTGTTGATTTGCGCTCTCGTCTAGTTCTGGCTTGGAATCGGCTTCAGGCGTTAGATACTGCGGATAGAAGCGATGATAGAATCCCTCCATTTCCGTCAGCAAGTGATCCGCCAGCCGCAGCACGCGCCGATAGCGAACGTCCTCCGTTGGTGTTTCGTCCTGCACCAGCGGCGGCAAGCCCGTGTCCTGCTCTAGCCGACTGAGCAGCCGATCGAGCTTTGGCCAGATGGGCTGCGGGTAGGTATAGCGAATGCCAATCGGCACGATGTAGACCTGTTCCGATCGCCCCTTCTTTCGCAAATCCTCCGCACACCAAAAGCCCAACTGCGCCACGCCGGGTTCTAGCGGGCTGACGACTTCGCTATGCCCGTTGGTTGCGCCTTCGGGGGCGATCGCCAAGGGAAACTGTCCGTTGAGCAATAGCTCCCGCGCCGCCCGCAGACCTGTGCGATCCAGCCGCTTGCCCCGGTGAATCGGGATACCGCCCAGCCGCGAAAACAGCCAGCCCAGCCAGTCGCCCGCCCAGATGGTCATGCCCCGGTCGTAGATGAAGTGGGAATGCACGGGCGATCGCAGCGGAATGTCATGCTCTCGCGCCGCTTTGGGGACACCGCTGGACAGCAGATACAGCATAGAAAACGGATCGTCTACTTCTGGATGGCGGAATGCCAAGATGAATCGAACTTCACCCGCCTGAAACCGCTGATAAAGCAACGCCAGTTCTTTGGCGTTCACAACCTCGACATGGGAAATTCCCGTCGGCAGCCACGGACGAACACGGAGCCGAAACAAGAGCGGTAATGCCGCTCGCATCGCCATTAGCACCGCTGGATTGAAGCGCTGGGGAATAAACAAAAGCGCCGGAAATGCACGATGTTTTGAACAAGACACGTTCTTTCTGACCTTTGGCTTATGCGAAGCGCGACGTGAGCTAGGTTAACAATACTGGATCAAAACCGTTGTCAATACAAGGCCCCACGCTTCTGTCAGAAACGGGGGCCTTGAGGGTGTCAGAGAATCAGTCGGCTCAGCGATTAGCGCAGGGCGCTGTTCACGATTTGCTGCAGTTGGGCTTTAATTTCGGCTTCTTTCTGCGCGATAGTTGTGCCCAAGTCAGCGGCTTTTTCTTCCAGTTCCACTTGCTTGAAGTGTTTTGCCTCGTTGCCTAGGGTTTCGCCTTTGGTTTTGGCGTTGGCATACCAGGTTTGCGCCGTTTCAAGCTGACGCTTCACTTCTTCGTAGCGATCGCCATAGCGCTCTTGCAGACGACTATCTAGTTCTGCAAGCTGCTGCTTCAGATGGTTATAGCGCTGCTGAAAAATATCAAACACTTCTCGCTCCTTCACTGCGTTTACAACCAGATCAATTAGCACCTTGAAGGGGGTTTTGGTGGTGGCTTCGGCCTCTGGCAGATCAACGGTTGCCAGGGCCACGGTGACTTCCTCTTCAAACTGGCGATCGGTTTGATCCAGTGTTTGCTGGAGGTCGTCGATCTGGGTTTGGGCCTGGGCGATCGCCTCTCGGTGAAATTCGCCAATGCCTTCTACCACGCCTTCCACCGAGGCCGCCATCTCTTCGGTGCGGGTCGTCGCGCGATCGCGCACCACGGCAAACACCGCTGTCAAAGCATCTTTGGCGATCGCCTTCAGTTCGCCTGTCCCTTGAGACACTTCTGCCGCTGCTTCTGAAACCGCAGCCTTCACAATCTCCCGAATCCGCTCTGCCCGCAGGCCGCCCTCAGACTTGGCCTTTTGCAAATCTTCCTGAATGCGCTCTTTTAATGAATTTGTCATGGCTTTTCCCAACCAAACGCAACGTCATCATCGGGCAGACGCAAATCCCGCAGTTCTCTACCCAACAGATCCATCCTGGCGCGTTTATGGGCTGAAAGGGCTGATTTTGCATTAGGGATAGCCCTACTGAGGAGGGGGGAAAGCCGATGGAGGTTTTGGATTTTGGGTTTTGGATTTTGGGTGCTGGATTTTGGGTGTTGGATTTTGGCAGGACTTACGCACTTGCGATAAGTCTTCTGGGTTTTGGACGATTTCTCGCGGGCGCAGCCCGCGAGAAATCGTCCAACTGCATAAGTCCTATTTAGATTTTGGGGTTTGGATGTTGGAGGCGTTTGGCTGGAGCGTTGAAGGGAAAAGGGATTGGGCGCTCGTTCTTTGAGCCGTCAAAGTATTTCTTTACAAAAAATTCTGTTTTCGATTGTGAAAGCTGTATGAAGCTTGCAGTTCCCGTTACATTTTTTCACGCCTGAGCCAAAAAGAAATCTGTGCGGTTCTCTGATGCGTACTTTGGCGTAGGGCACACAAATTCAAGCGCATCTGGTTCAAGCGCATCTGGTGAATCAACAGTCACAGCTTGCAATTTCTACTGCAACCTCAACTGCAATCTCAACCAATCTCAACAAGGTGAAAGCGCCCATGCAAAATAGCCAATCGGTCTGGCAACAGCTCAAGCAGCAGCAAATCACCTGTGAGCAGGCGCTTGGTCTGCTGGTCAATCGACAGGGAATCGTAAATTTGCGGCTGCTCGACCCGGAAGTGAGTACGCGCTTTTGGCGAGGGTTTGGCGATTGCACGCAGGCCCCGCCCGTCGTGCCACTGCTGCTCTGGCGCAATTGCTACTACCTGGGTAGCCCCATCGCGCCAATGCCGGAAGTGGTGCAGCAAATGGGCGATCGCCTCAATGCCAGCATCGAAATCATCCCCATCGCCGAAAAGAGCTATCGCCAGTGGTATCGCCTGCAAGCCCTCACTGCCAAGCGCATGAGCAAATCGGGCGCGATTCATCTGGCGGCCGGGCAATCGGACACCGAAGATCTGACCGAAGTCGCCGAACTGCATCTGTCGCATGTCAACAACCAGATCGAGCGCATCCGCACGCTGATCGCCAGCGCCCTCCGCAACCGCGCCAGCGACATCCACCTAGAACCCTCTGCCGACGGGCTAGCGGTGCGCTTTCGCATTGATGGCATTTTGCGACACGTCACCACGCTGCCGCCCGACATCAGCCGCAAGGTCATCGTCGCTCTCAAGGTAATGTGCGAAATGGACATTGCCGAGAGCCGCCGCCCCCAGGACGGGCGCATCAGCGAAAAATACATGGCTGGACAGCAGGAAGAAGGGCTGGATCTGCGCGTCAGCACGCTGCCCTGCATCAGCGGGGTAAAAACAGAACCCAGCGAAAAGGCGGTGCTGCGGCTCTTGCGCCAGCAAAACACCTTCCAGACCATTGCCGATTTGGGCTTTTCGGACACCGCACGGGAGATTTACGAAAGCTGGCTGCGGGAGCCGCAGGGGTTGGTCATCTTCACGGGCCCTACTGGATCGGGCAAAACCAGCACGCTGTATACGAGTCTGCTGGCGATCGCCACCGAATCCGTCAACATCGTTACCGTCGAAGACCCGGTGGAATACGTCCT
The Thermoleptolyngbya sichuanensis A183 DNA segment above includes these coding regions:
- a CDS encoding branched-chain amino acid ABC transporter permease codes for the protein MDQQLVQLLVNGVAVGSVIALAAVGLTLTYGILRLANFAHGDLMTLGAYLTLTANLNGVNIWLSILIGAVLTIGVALLCEKLLWSPMRDRRASSTTLIIISIGLALFLRNGITLLWGPENQRYDLPVATALDVFGVRIAPTRLIVVGLAILAIAALHYLLQHTKIGKAMRAVADNTDLARVSGINVDWVVIWTWVLAAGLTAIAGGMFGLITAVRPNMGWFLIMPMFASVILGGIGNPYGAIAGAYIIGIAQELSTYVLPSEYKLGVALMVMILVLLVRPQGLFRGMI
- a CDS encoding lysophospholipid acyltransferase family protein, with protein sequence MSCSKHRAFPALLFIPQRFNPAVLMAMRAALPLLFRLRVRPWLPTGISHVEVVNAKELALLYQRFQAGEVRFILAFRHPEVDDPFSMLYLLSSGVPKAAREHDIPLRSPVHSHFIYDRGMTIWAGDWLGWLFSRLGGIPIHRGKRLDRTGLRAARELLLNGQFPLAIAPEGATNGHSEVVSPLEPGVAQLGFWCAEDLRKKGRSEQVYIVPIGIRYTYPQPIWPKLDRLLSRLEQDTGLPPLVQDETPTEDVRYRRVLRLADHLLTEMEGFYHRFYPQYLTPEADSKPELDESANQHLIRRLETLLDAALRAAEAHFRLEAQGTIIDRCRRLEEAGWNAIYREDLPADFAALSPFQRGLADWGAEEAEIRLRHMRLVESFVAVTADYLQEQPTAERFAEMALLMFDLVARIKGDDMPARPRLGWRQSRVTVGTPICVSDRHSDYQRDHTSAKRAVAELTQDLQAALEQLI
- a CDS encoding histidine kinase, which codes for MTNSLKERIQEDLQKAKSEGGLRAERIREIVKAAVSEAAAEVSQGTGELKAIAKDALTAVFAVVRDRATTRTEEMAASVEGVVEGIGEFHREAIAQAQTQIDDLQQTLDQTDRQFEEEVTVALATVDLPEAEATTKTPFKVLIDLVVNAVKEREVFDIFQQRYNHLKQQLAELDSRLQERYGDRYEEVKRQLETAQTWYANAKTKGETLGNEAKHFKQVELEEKAADLGTTIAQKEAEIKAQLQQIVNSALR
- a CDS encoding GspE/PulE family protein, with product MQNSQSVWQQLKQQQITCEQALGLLVNRQGIVNLRLLDPEVSTRFWRGFGDCTQAPPVVPLLLWRNCYYLGSPIAPMPEVVQQMGDRLNASIEIIPIAEKSYRQWYRLQALTAKRMSKSGAIHLAAGQSDTEDLTEVAELHLSHVNNQIERIRTLIASALRNRASDIHLEPSADGLAVRFRIDGILRHVTTLPPDISRKVIVALKVMCEMDIAESRRPQDGRISEKYMAGQQEEGLDLRVSTLPCISGVKTEPSEKAVLRLLRQQNTFQTIADLGFSDTAREIYESWLREPQGLVIFTGPTGSGKTSTLYTSLLAIATESVNIVTVEDPVEYVLPGITQTQVHEAAGMTFAAGLRAILRQDPDIIMVGEIRDSETAETAVRSALTGHLVLTTLHTNDAIGAIPRLQDIGPDPGLISDALLGIVAQRLVRKVCPHCAEPHTPTPADLKLLGLRPDEANLQGWRKGRGCVQCFQSGYLGREAVIELLNVDDTVRQIIYEGNLTQLRRYLAESQFESFRVAAIQKVTQGITTVEEVRRVLPHSAFFRRVTQPLPPRPAGASLLKTG